One Betta splendens chromosome 16, fBetSpl5.4, whole genome shotgun sequence genomic window carries:
- the stk40 gene encoding serine/threonine-protein kinase 40 isoform X1, producing the protein MSKRRSSERGAGETSGRASKLQCPGISGSNAKKAGPFILAGPRLGNSPVPSIVQCLARKDNTDDFYQIKILTLEERADSAGETQEERQGKMLLHTEYSLLSLLHNQDGVVHHHGLFQDRAYEIVEDMEANKVHKMKKRICLVLDCLCAHDFSDKTADLINLQHYVIKEKRLSEREAIVIFYDVVHVVEALHKKNIVHRDLKLGNMVLNKRTHRITITNFCLGKHLVSEDDLLKDQRGSPAYISPDVLSSRPYRGKPSDMWALGVVLFTMLYGQFPFYDSIPQELFRKIKAAEYSIPEDGRVSENTVCLIRKLLVLDPQLRLTAGEVLESLSVIIASWQSVSSLSGPLQVVPDIDDQINHPEHLQEAKAIEESSQYEFENYMRQQLLLAEEKNTIHEAKSFLAKRQFGSIPPVRRLGHDAQPVSPLDAAILAQRFLRK; encoded by the exons ATGTCCAAGCGGCGCTCGTCAGAGAGGGGGGCTGGAGAGACATCAGGCAGGGCCAGCAAGCTGCAGTGTCCTGGGATATCTGGCAGTAATGCCAAGAAAGCCGGCCCCTTCATCCTCG CAGGGCCTCGCCTGGGCAACTCACCAGTGCCCAGCATCGTCCAGTGTCTGGCCAGGAAGGATAACACAGACGACTTCTATCAAATCAAA ATCCTGACACTGGAGGAGCGAGCTGATTCTGCTGGGGAAAcgcaggaggagaggcagggaaaaatgctgctgcacacagaatactccctcctttctctgctgcaCAATCAGGATGGAGTGGTCCATCACCATGGCCTCTTTCAG GATCGGGCCTATGAGATAGTGGAGGACATGGAGGCCAACAAAGTACACAAGATGAAGAAGCGGATCTGCCTCGTGCTGGACTGCCTATGTGCCCATGATTTCAGTGACAAGACTGCAGATCTAATAAACCTTCAGCATTATGTGATTAAAGAGAAACGACTGAGCGAGCGCGAGGCCATTGTCATCTTTTATGATGTAGTGCATGTGGTGGAGGCCCTTCATAAG aaaaacattgtgcACAGAGACCTCAAACTGGGAAACATGGTGCTGAACAAACG GACTCACAGAATCACCATTACCAACTTCTGCCTGGGAAAACACCTGGTGAGTGAGGACGACCTGCTGAAAGACCAGAGAGGAAGTCCAGCCTACATCAGCCCTGACGTGCTAAGTA GTCGGCCGTACCGTGGTAAACCCAGTGACATGTGGGCTCTTGGCGTGGTGCTGTTTACCATGCTGTATGGCCAGTTCCCCTTCTATGACAGCATACCTCAAGAGCTCTTCCGCAAGATCAAGGCTGCTGAGTACTCCATCCCCGA GGACGGTCGTGTATCTGAGAACACTGTGTGCCTGATCCgaaagctgctggtgctggaccCTCAGCTAAGGCTGACTGCAGGAGAGGTGCTGGAGTCTCTCAGTGTCATCATTGCCTCGTG GCAGTCTGTGTCATCGTTGAGTGGCCCTCTGCAGGTGGTGCCAGATATTGACGACCAGATCAATCACCCAGAACATCTGCAGGAG GCGAAGGCAATAGAAGAGTCATCACAGTACGAGTTTGAGAACTACATGCGCCAGCAGCTCCTGTTGGCTGAAGAGAAGAACACTATCCATGAAGCCAAGAGCTTCCTTGCAAAGCGCCAGTTTGGCAGCATCCCCCCCGTAAGGCGCTTGGGCCACGATGCCCAACCAGTCAGCCCACTGGATGCCGCCATCCTGGCACAACGTTTCCTCCGGAAGTAG
- the stk40 gene encoding serine/threonine-protein kinase 40 isoform X2, translating into MSKRRSSERGAGETSGRASKLQCPGISGSNAKKAGPFILGPRLGNSPVPSIVQCLARKDNTDDFYQIKILTLEERADSAGETQEERQGKMLLHTEYSLLSLLHNQDGVVHHHGLFQDRAYEIVEDMEANKVHKMKKRICLVLDCLCAHDFSDKTADLINLQHYVIKEKRLSEREAIVIFYDVVHVVEALHKKNIVHRDLKLGNMVLNKRTHRITITNFCLGKHLVSEDDLLKDQRGSPAYISPDVLSSRPYRGKPSDMWALGVVLFTMLYGQFPFYDSIPQELFRKIKAAEYSIPEDGRVSENTVCLIRKLLVLDPQLRLTAGEVLESLSVIIASWQSVSSLSGPLQVVPDIDDQINHPEHLQEAKAIEESSQYEFENYMRQQLLLAEEKNTIHEAKSFLAKRQFGSIPPVRRLGHDAQPVSPLDAAILAQRFLRK; encoded by the exons ATGTCCAAGCGGCGCTCGTCAGAGAGGGGGGCTGGAGAGACATCAGGCAGGGCCAGCAAGCTGCAGTGTCCTGGGATATCTGGCAGTAATGCCAAGAAAGCCGGCCCCTTCATCCTCG GGCCTCGCCTGGGCAACTCACCAGTGCCCAGCATCGTCCAGTGTCTGGCCAGGAAGGATAACACAGACGACTTCTATCAAATCAAA ATCCTGACACTGGAGGAGCGAGCTGATTCTGCTGGGGAAAcgcaggaggagaggcagggaaaaatgctgctgcacacagaatactccctcctttctctgctgcaCAATCAGGATGGAGTGGTCCATCACCATGGCCTCTTTCAG GATCGGGCCTATGAGATAGTGGAGGACATGGAGGCCAACAAAGTACACAAGATGAAGAAGCGGATCTGCCTCGTGCTGGACTGCCTATGTGCCCATGATTTCAGTGACAAGACTGCAGATCTAATAAACCTTCAGCATTATGTGATTAAAGAGAAACGACTGAGCGAGCGCGAGGCCATTGTCATCTTTTATGATGTAGTGCATGTGGTGGAGGCCCTTCATAAG aaaaacattgtgcACAGAGACCTCAAACTGGGAAACATGGTGCTGAACAAACG GACTCACAGAATCACCATTACCAACTTCTGCCTGGGAAAACACCTGGTGAGTGAGGACGACCTGCTGAAAGACCAGAGAGGAAGTCCAGCCTACATCAGCCCTGACGTGCTAAGTA GTCGGCCGTACCGTGGTAAACCCAGTGACATGTGGGCTCTTGGCGTGGTGCTGTTTACCATGCTGTATGGCCAGTTCCCCTTCTATGACAGCATACCTCAAGAGCTCTTCCGCAAGATCAAGGCTGCTGAGTACTCCATCCCCGA GGACGGTCGTGTATCTGAGAACACTGTGTGCCTGATCCgaaagctgctggtgctggaccCTCAGCTAAGGCTGACTGCAGGAGAGGTGCTGGAGTCTCTCAGTGTCATCATTGCCTCGTG GCAGTCTGTGTCATCGTTGAGTGGCCCTCTGCAGGTGGTGCCAGATATTGACGACCAGATCAATCACCCAGAACATCTGCAGGAG GCGAAGGCAATAGAAGAGTCATCACAGTACGAGTTTGAGAACTACATGCGCCAGCAGCTCCTGTTGGCTGAAGAGAAGAACACTATCCATGAAGCCAAGAGCTTCCTTGCAAAGCGCCAGTTTGGCAGCATCCCCCCCGTAAGGCGCTTGGGCCACGATGCCCAACCAGTCAGCCCACTGGATGCCGCCATCCTGGCACAACGTTTCCTCCGGAAGTAG